In the genome of bacterium, the window TTAAGACTTATTGTAGACGGATACAGTAATCAGGAAATTTCTGAAAAACTTGGCGTAAGTATTCATACTGCAAAAGCGCATGTTTGTAATATTTTACAAAAATTATCAGTCGATGACAGAACACAGGCTGCGATAAAAGCTTTAAAAGACGGTATTGTTTAAAAATAAATACTTTTTTGCAATAAATTTTCAGATAATTAGCGGATTGCACTTTTATTATCAAAAAATATTGTTATAATGAAATTATTGTATTCTCTATGCCTGACTTAAAATTTTTTAGGTTTATTGAAACAGGTAATTAAAAAAATATGGAATTAAAATCAAATGTCCTCTATTGCTAAAATACTTCTTGTTGATGACAATCCGAAATATTTAAAAGATGTCCTTCCTACTTATGGTTATGACATAAAAGTTGCAACAGACGGTATTCAGGCATTAAAAATTCTCGGGAATCATGAAAATCAAAAACAAAAAGGAAATGATAAAACAAAACAGCGGCGCGATGGCGGCGATTCGGAAGACTTTGATCATATTCCTTTTGATTTAATACTTCTTGATGTAATGATGCCGAATATGGATGGATGGGCAACTTTAAAAGCCATAAGAGAAGATAATAACAAAAAATCAATTCCTATAATAATGCTGACAGCCCTTGATAAAGAGCAGCAGCAAATATCAGGTTTAAAATTCGGTGCAGATGATTATATAGTTAAACCTTTTACACTTCCAAATCTTCTTGCCCGAATTGAAGCACTCCTGAGAAGATCAAAATGGAAACAAGAAAATTGTCAAACTACTCCTTCCAGTTTATCCTTTGCTTCAGATGAGCCTATAGATACTCTTACAGCAAGAGAAACAGAGGTTTTATCACTTGTGGCACAGGGATCAAACAATCAGGAAATCGCCGAAAAGCTTTTTGTAAGAGAAGTTACCGTGAAAACGCATTTGAACAATATTTTTAAAAAATTAAATGTATCTAACCGAACGCAGGCAGTTCTTTTAGCCATGCAGTTAAAAATTATATAGATTTAACTTATTATTAATTCTTAAAGTTGTAATCATTTCAAACGAGGAACTTTTTATGGGAAACATAACAAACAAAGAAGAACTTTTAAAACTTTTAAGAGCAGGTTTGTTTGAAAAATTTAATGAAAGCCGCTTTTATGGTGATGAACTGCTTGATTTAACAGAACTGGACCTGAAAGAATCTGCTATAAATTCAGTAAATCTTGATAAAACTGATTTATCAGGCTCAGACTTAAGCGAAACAGAATTAAATGAAGTAAATTTTAGCGGAAGTGATCTTAGTACGGTTATTTTTTCTCATGCAACAATTACTGATTGCGGTTTCTCTGATACAGTTCTTGAAGGGTCAATATTTAGCAACGCATCATTAATAAATTGTGATTTTACAGCTGCCGAGTTTAACGGAGCAAATATATGCGGGGCTGACTTAACCGGTTCTGATTTAAGTCTTTGCGAAAATCTTATGCACACTGCATATAATAAAAATACCGTATGGCCTTCGGATGA includes:
- a CDS encoding response regulator transcription factor; amino-acid sequence: MSSIAKILLVDDNPKYLKDVLPTYGYDIKVATDGIQALKILGNHENQKQKGNDKTKQRRDGGDSEDFDHIPFDLILLDVMMPNMDGWATLKAIREDNNKKSIPIIMLTALDKEQQQISGLKFGADDYIVKPFTLPNLLARIEALLRRSKWKQENCQTTPSSLSFASDEPIDTLTARETEVLSLVAQGSNNQEIAEKLFVREVTVKTHLNNIFKKLNVSNRTQAVLLAMQLKII
- a CDS encoding pentapeptide repeat-containing protein is translated as MGNITNKEELLKLLRAGLFEKFNESRFYGDELLDLTELDLKESAINSVNLDKTDLSGSDLSETELNEVNFSGSDLSTVIFSHATITDCGFSDTVLEGSIFSNASLINCDFTAAEFNGANICGADLTGSDLSLCENLMHTAYNKNTVWPSDECLPDDFDPEYDSSFAELEDEPTFTEDLSY